A genomic segment from Verrucomicrobiota bacterium encodes:
- a CDS encoding DUF2851 family protein, with translation MRAHQEHIPLYLQHVQAGGDRSIRETDSKMGTDDLSHRWSELEWQTLWYAGACGKTFRAVSGALIEVLQFGRWNHEAGPDFVDAVVRVDGNPEPLCGDIELDMSAPDWERHGHATNDRFNRVILHVFLTRPGVTFFTRTADHREVLQVHLQRDLPIERLTLPVARVARVKAGACSGPMQGLTPEEADGVLETAAQVRLDQKVQLLQRAIKVHGFEQALFQHVAMALGYKENKLPFLLLTQRAPLSMLRAQLESAEAVLFGLSGFLEKASLPDSAAETASVYLKALWSAWWPRRGELHHLVLPLDRWHLSSTRPSNHPQRRLAALASLVRRWPELQSLPPDLKLIRHFFAGLSHPFWDHHYTLASAPSPQPVRLIGSARVNDLLANVFVPLLWVAGHLDWNAVRQLPAELDNSRLRAMRQRLFGDTPAAAQEPRYLYQQQGLLQLADDFCAANQHDCSRCRLPAYLAARQCQERKNAAKATNEGGSSAEHADNAE, from the coding sequence ATGCGCGCCCACCAGGAGCACATCCCGCTCTACTTGCAACACGTTCAGGCCGGCGGTGATCGTTCCATCCGCGAGACGGATTCAAAAATGGGTACGGACGACCTGAGTCATCGCTGGTCCGAACTTGAGTGGCAAACGTTATGGTACGCCGGCGCTTGCGGAAAAACGTTCCGGGCCGTCAGCGGGGCGCTCATCGAGGTGCTCCAGTTTGGACGTTGGAATCATGAGGCCGGTCCGGATTTCGTCGACGCGGTCGTCCGTGTGGACGGAAACCCGGAACCGTTATGCGGCGACATCGAGTTGGACATGAGCGCTCCGGACTGGGAGCGCCATGGCCACGCCACCAACGACCGTTTCAACCGGGTTATCCTTCACGTTTTTCTGACCCGCCCCGGAGTTACCTTTTTCACCCGCACGGCTGATCACCGCGAAGTGCTTCAGGTGCACCTCCAGCGAGATCTCCCCATCGAACGGCTGACGTTGCCGGTTGCACGGGTTGCGCGCGTCAAGGCCGGGGCTTGCAGCGGGCCGATGCAGGGCCTGACGCCGGAAGAAGCGGACGGCGTGCTGGAAACCGCCGCTCAGGTCCGATTGGATCAAAAAGTTCAACTCCTCCAACGGGCCATCAAGGTGCACGGGTTCGAACAGGCGCTCTTCCAGCACGTGGCCATGGCCTTGGGCTACAAAGAAAACAAGCTGCCGTTCCTGCTGCTCACTCAGCGTGCGCCGCTCTCCATGCTGCGAGCCCAACTCGAATCAGCGGAGGCAGTGCTCTTTGGCCTCTCGGGTTTCTTGGAAAAGGCGTCCTTACCGGATTCCGCAGCAGAAACGGCTTCCGTTTACCTGAAGGCGCTGTGGTCAGCGTGGTGGCCGCGACGCGGCGAGTTGCATCACCTTGTCCTGCCGCTTGACCGGTGGCATCTCAGCTCTACCCGTCCGTCCAACCATCCCCAGCGCCGGTTGGCTGCGCTCGCGAGCCTCGTCCGGCGGTGGCCGGAACTTCAGAGTTTACCCCCCGACCTGAAACTGATCCGGCACTTTTTTGCCGGTTTGTCTCACCCGTTCTGGGATCACCATTATACCCTGGCTTCCGCCCCTTCCCCGCAGCCCGTGCGTCTGATCGGCTCGGCACGGGTTAATGACCTGCTTGCCAACGTTTTCGTCCCGCTGCTCTGGGTCGCCGGGCACCTTGACTGGAACGCCGTACGGCAGCTCCCGGCCGAACTCGATAATTCGCGGCTCCGCGCCATGCGCCAGCGTTTGTTCGGCGATACACCGGCCGCCGCCCAGGAGCCCAGGTACCTTTACCAGCAACAAGGTCTGCTCCAATTGGCGGACGACTTCTGCGCGGCCAACCAGCACGATTGCTCGCGCTGCAGGTTGCCCGCCTATCTCGCGGCCAGGCAATGCCAGGAGCGGAAAAACGCCGCGAAGGCCACGAATGAAGGGGGATCATCCGCAGAACACGCAGACAACGCAGAATAG
- a CDS encoding DoxX family membrane protein, translating into MIKATSGLDSRVLGYTTLRLAVGMTMLVHGAERFGHVSQFADGLVKTFANTWLPRPAVLGFAYVTPPVELAIGLMVLPGLFTQLGLLCGGLWMVALIFGSTLIEQYQAVGVQLVYALIFWVLLHFLEANLLSVDQWLAALRRRSQRR; encoded by the coding sequence ATGATTAAGGCAACTTCCGGGCTGGACTCTCGGGTCCTCGGCTACACCACGCTGCGGCTGGCCGTGGGCATGACGATGCTGGTTCACGGCGCCGAACGGTTCGGCCACGTGTCCCAATTCGCCGACGGGCTTGTCAAGACGTTCGCCAACACCTGGCTGCCGCGTCCTGCGGTGCTGGGCTTCGCCTATGTGACGCCGCCGGTCGAACTGGCCATCGGTTTGATGGTACTGCCAGGACTGTTCACGCAGCTGGGACTGTTGTGCGGCGGCTTGTGGATGGTGGCGCTGATCTTCGGGAGCACGCTCATCGAGCAATACCAGGCGGTGGGCGTCCAGCTCGTTTACGCGCTGATCTTTTGGGTGCTGCTCCATTTTCTGGAGGCGAACCTGCTTTCTGTGGACCAGTGGCTGGCTGCACTCAGGCGCCGGTCGCAACGGCGTTAA